The following proteins are co-located in the Dyadobacter chenwenxiniae genome:
- a CDS encoding response regulator: MKPLLHFFLIDDSAFDLFIYEKLLIKSGITDSVKTFNSARDALKHLVSRADTLPESVILLDLQMPDMNGFEFIDEFDSLPLTLQQKIRIFMLSSTIDTRDIDKAKASQHIIDLLPKPLEIVTLRKKLGI, from the coding sequence ATGAAGCCACTTTTACACTTTTTTCTTATAGATGATAGTGCTTTCGATCTGTTTATATATGAGAAACTGCTGATTAAGAGCGGCATAACTGACTCTGTAAAGACTTTTAATTCGGCGCGAGATGCATTAAAACACCTTGTAAGCCGGGCCGATACGCTACCAGAAAGCGTTATCCTACTGGATTTGCAAATGCCCGACATGAACGGCTTTGAGTTCATCGACGAATTCGACAGCCTGCCATTAACACTGCAGCAAAAGATCCGGATCTTTATGCTTTCTTCCACCATCGATACCCGCGATATCGACAAAGCCAAAGCAAGTCAGCATATCATCGACCTGCTTCCTAAGCCCTTGGAGATTGTAACGCTTCGGAAAAAACTGGGAATTTGA
- a CDS encoding sensor histidine kinase, with product MNLLKQIFAILFLLATQLVYAIPVNFYQGSQIIGKRVEIFEDATNTRTFEEVLKEKNFVQSTDDTPNMGLSQSTFWIRFSIANKSVSSLLYLELAHPLIHTCELFEISEGKVTTEKYLENADFGARNIKHQNLVFDLNIRPGQQKMYYLKVKGFNQVILPLIVRDQDNFFEAAQIGETINGIFSGIIIVMVLYNIFIYFSTRDKSYLFYVLYVLSVGLAQTALTGYGFKYIWPYAPNFNSVATIYFSGLAGIFAMLFVKNFLQLKEKWPPGVIILNVIIALYSSTVVLNLLGFELLSFRAVDVSGGIGAIGLFIIGVKLSKENYRPAKLFLTAWTIFLFGLFLLVLRNINILPYNFLTTYTMQFGSIAEVVLLSIALADKINIFKREREESQAEALKVSLENEKIIMEQNTFLERSVNERTAELQYANTELNVALTKLKDTQTQLLDSEKMASLGQLTAGIAHEINNPINFVSSNIRPLRRDIDDVLEILDSYDSIHEVDSIDGLQMKIREIDKLKDELDLDYIKTELGTLLKGMEDGASRTVEIVKGLKIFSRVDESDLNVVNINDGIESTLIILNYQMGNSIKLVKELGNIPSIECFAGKLNQVFMNILNNSIYALLKQKNDNKTPTIWVRSWLKDPENIAISIRDNGPGMPPEVRAKIFEPFFTTKQVGDGTGLGLSIVFKIIEVHSGNIQVNTEVGQGTEFLITLPVKQKARPIQNFNE from the coding sequence ATGAATCTGTTGAAGCAAATATTTGCAATTCTATTTCTACTTGCCACACAGCTGGTTTACGCAATCCCTGTGAATTTCTACCAAGGTTCGCAAATCATAGGCAAGCGCGTTGAAATTTTCGAAGACGCCACAAATACGCGCACCTTCGAAGAAGTTTTAAAGGAAAAAAATTTCGTACAAAGCACGGACGACACCCCGAATATGGGACTCAGCCAGTCTACATTCTGGATCCGTTTTTCAATCGCCAACAAGTCGGTCAGCTCGCTGCTTTATCTGGAACTTGCCCATCCGTTGATCCACACCTGTGAGCTTTTCGAGATCAGCGAAGGCAAGGTCACAACAGAAAAATACCTGGAAAATGCCGATTTTGGTGCCCGGAATATCAAACATCAAAACCTGGTTTTCGACCTGAACATCAGGCCTGGACAGCAAAAAATGTATTATTTGAAGGTTAAGGGTTTCAATCAGGTAATCCTTCCGCTCATTGTCCGTGACCAGGATAATTTCTTTGAGGCCGCACAGATCGGCGAAACCATCAATGGGATCTTCTCAGGGATCATTATTGTGATGGTGCTTTACAATATCTTCATTTATTTTTCTACCCGCGATAAAAGTTATCTCTTTTATGTGCTTTATGTTCTTTCCGTCGGGCTGGCACAAACTGCGCTGACAGGCTATGGATTTAAGTATATCTGGCCTTACGCGCCCAATTTCAACTCCGTCGCCACGATTTACTTCTCCGGTTTGGCGGGCATATTTGCGATGCTTTTTGTCAAAAACTTTCTCCAGTTGAAAGAGAAATGGCCACCGGGCGTCATTATTCTTAATGTGATCATTGCGCTTTATTCATCGACGGTGGTGCTCAATCTGCTTGGTTTTGAACTTTTAAGCTTTCGGGCAGTTGATGTTTCAGGAGGAATTGGTGCCATTGGTCTTTTTATAATCGGTGTCAAACTGTCAAAAGAAAATTACCGGCCGGCTAAGCTGTTTTTAACTGCCTGGACGATTTTTCTCTTCGGCCTTTTCCTGCTGGTTCTTCGAAATATTAATATTCTGCCGTATAATTTCTTAACAACCTATACTATGCAGTTTGGGTCAATTGCAGAAGTAGTATTACTTTCTATTGCACTAGCCGATAAGATTAATATCTTTAAAAGAGAAAGAGAAGAATCACAGGCCGAGGCGCTGAAAGTGTCATTGGAAAATGAAAAAATCATTATGGAGCAGAACACATTTCTCGAAAGAAGCGTCAACGAGCGAACCGCTGAGTTGCAATATGCTAATACAGAACTGAATGTTGCGCTCACGAAATTGAAAGACACGCAAACGCAGCTCCTGGATTCCGAGAAAATGGCTTCACTCGGTCAGCTCACTGCCGGCATTGCACACGAGATCAATAACCCGATCAACTTCGTAAGTTCCAACATCAGGCCACTGCGCCGTGATATTGACGACGTGCTGGAAATTCTCGACTCCTACGACAGTATACACGAAGTTGATTCGATCGACGGGCTGCAAATGAAGATCAGGGAGATTGACAAACTGAAAGATGAACTGGACCTCGATTACATAAAAACCGAGCTGGGAACACTGCTGAAAGGCATGGAAGACGGTGCCAGCAGGACTGTTGAGATTGTAAAAGGTTTAAAAATATTCTCCCGTGTGGACGAATCCGATCTGAATGTCGTCAATATAAACGATGGCATTGAGTCGACCCTGATCATTTTGAATTACCAAATGGGCAACTCGATTAAGCTGGTGAAGGAATTAGGGAATATCCCCAGCATTGAATGTTTCGCAGGCAAGCTTAATCAGGTGTTTATGAACATTCTCAACAATTCCATTTACGCTCTGTTAAAACAAAAGAATGATAATAAAACACCAACGATCTGGGTAAGGTCGTGGCTGAAAGATCCTGAAAATATTGCCATTTCTATTCGGGACAATGGCCCGGGAATGCCGCCGGAGGTTCGTGCTAAGATCTTTGAGCCTTTCTTCACGACCAAGCAGGTTGGTGACGGAACAGGTCTGGGGCTGTCGATTGTGTTTAAAATTATCGAGGTTCACAGCGGGAATATTCAGGTAAACACGGAGGTCGGTCAGGGAACAGAATTTTTGATCACCCTCCCCGTAAAACAAAAAGCACGCCCTATCCAGAATTTCAATGAGTGA
- a CDS encoding hybrid sensor histidine kinase/response regulator, translated as MSEKPISILYIDDEEHNLHSFKASFRKQYDITIASSVVEAEEILENRDFCIILADQRMPIMTGVQFFEKIRTKYPKPIRILITGHTDIGAAIDAINKGEVFRFIDKPWDYNYVENAISHAYDIYKTREDLKERNLELQKANEELDKFVYSASHDLRAPLMSVLGIVNLALLEDDVKSQNEYLELIRQSVKKLDTFIINIIDYYKNARGIPVVTDISFKELVTEAQETIQYLPEYGNLKMTTDIDQEGVFQSDVMKLRIIFNNLINNAIKFQDKSKPHQFVHLTIKSTPKQAKIIVEDNGHGIKESDQDKIFRMFYRAGATNSGSGIGLYIVHEAIAKLGGAITVSSKVGEGSIFEVNIPSIHK; from the coding sequence ATGAGTGAAAAACCAATAAGCATCTTGTACATCGACGATGAAGAACACAACCTTCATTCGTTCAAAGCATCTTTCCGGAAACAGTACGACATTACGATTGCCTCGTCGGTTGTAGAAGCAGAGGAAATTCTTGAAAATCGTGACTTCTGCATCATCCTCGCCGATCAGCGCATGCCGATCATGACGGGTGTGCAGTTTTTTGAAAAAATCAGAACTAAATATCCAAAGCCGATACGCATCCTAATTACAGGCCACACGGATATCGGTGCAGCTATCGATGCCATTAACAAAGGCGAGGTTTTCCGGTTTATCGACAAACCCTGGGACTACAATTACGTCGAAAATGCAATTTCGCATGCCTACGATATTTATAAAACGCGTGAGGACCTTAAAGAGCGTAACCTAGAATTACAGAAGGCAAACGAAGAACTCGACAAGTTCGTTTACAGTGCTTCGCATGATCTTCGGGCACCCTTGATGTCCGTGCTTGGAATTGTCAACCTGGCTTTGCTTGAAGACGATGTCAAATCTCAAAACGAATATCTTGAACTGATCCGGCAATCGGTGAAAAAGCTGGATACATTCATCATCAATATCATCGATTATTATAAAAACGCGCGTGGCATCCCGGTGGTTACGGACATCAGCTTCAAGGAGCTGGTAACAGAAGCACAGGAAACAATCCAGTATCTGCCTGAATACGGCAACCTGAAAATGACAACGGACATTGACCAGGAGGGCGTTTTCCAGTCGGATGTGATGAAGCTCAGGATTATATTTAACAACCTCATTAATAATGCGATAAAATTTCAGGATAAGTCGAAGCCCCATCAATTTGTCCATTTAACGATCAAGTCTACACCCAAGCAGGCCAAAATAATCGTTGAAGACAATGGTCATGGGATCAAAGAGTCAGATCAGGACAAAATTTTCAGAATGTTTTACCGGGCGGGGGCAACAAACAGCGGTTCGGGCATAGGATTATATATCGTGCACGAAGCGATAGCCAAACTCGGAGGCGCAATCACTGTATCTTCAAAAGTAGGCGAAGGAAGTATTTTCGAGGTTAATATCCCTTCTATTCATAAATAA
- a CDS encoding L-ribulose-5-phosphate 4-epimerase, with protein sequence MSKYTYLKEQVYEANMEIPRENLAIVTFGNVSGIDRDAGVIAIKPSGVPYSKLRVDDIVLLDLDNQVVEGAMRPSSDTKTHTLLYKHFPLIGGVCHTHSTYAVAWAQAIRAIPNLGTTHADHLTTAVPVTEVMSDEMIQRDYELETGNQILDLFVGGKLNYKETEMVLVACHGPFTWGKDPAKAVYNSVVLEEIAKMAFLTLQINPSAQTIKQGLIDKHYFRKHGKDAYYGQGF encoded by the coding sequence ATGTCTAAATACACCTATCTTAAAGAACAAGTTTACGAGGCTAATATGGAAATACCCAGGGAAAACCTGGCGATCGTCACCTTCGGAAATGTGAGCGGAATTGACCGGGATGCCGGCGTGATCGCCATCAAGCCAAGCGGCGTGCCTTACAGTAAGCTGCGAGTGGATGACATTGTTTTACTGGATCTTGATAATCAGGTTGTTGAGGGCGCTATGAGACCGTCTTCCGATACAAAAACACATACATTGCTTTATAAGCATTTTCCTTTGATCGGTGGCGTTTGTCATACACATTCTACTTACGCAGTGGCGTGGGCACAGGCAATACGCGCGATCCCGAATCTGGGAACAACGCACGCGGACCATTTGACAACCGCAGTTCCTGTTACCGAAGTGATGTCAGACGAAATGATCCAGCGGGATTACGAGCTTGAAACAGGCAATCAGATCCTGGATTTATTTGTAGGCGGGAAATTGAATTACAAGGAAACCGAAATGGTGCTGGTTGCCTGTCATGGGCCATTTACCTGGGGAAAAGATCCGGCTAAGGCCGTTTATAATTCAGTTGTGCTGGAAGAAATCGCAAAAATGGCGTTTCTCACGCTCCAAATTAACCCTTCCGCTCAAACCATTAAACAAGGGCTTATTGACAAACATTATTTTCGCAAACACGGCAAGGATGCTTATTATGGTCAAGGTTTCTGA